A DNA window from Hevea brasiliensis isolate MT/VB/25A 57/8 unplaced genomic scaffold, ASM3005281v1 Scaf309, whole genome shotgun sequence contains the following coding sequences:
- the LOC110634882 gene encoding putative receptor-like protein kinase At3g47110, producing MELVGTRLDEFWPSSILRFHVLFLISVTTLCFQPADFLTKLGNETDRPALLEFKAKISNDPNGIFSSWNHSVHFCKWEGVTCGSKHQRVTSLNLQGLSLSGTISPHAGNLTFMRFVSLGDNRFHGEIPREVGHLFRLRYLNLTNNQLSGEVPGNISNCSELRVVSLKNNNIVGNIPAELGFLKKLGKLPTELGHLTSLTSLGLGSNNLSGSIPPTIYNISTISYFGITCNQLSGSLPANISQTLPELQLPLLAQNGFFGTIPESLANASQLQLIDISNNSFTGQVPANLGNIKGLQQLHVEFNFLGSNTSQDLSFVPSLANCSINLQQLYFDGNNFGGVLPSSIGNLSNLVQLGLGRNPISGTIPEEVGNLVKLFRLDMDGNLFSGNIPISFGKLQKLERLTLNQNLLSGEIPFFLGNITRLYWLQLEGNKFQGNITPSRGNCQNLRFLDFSRNKLTGIIPNQILGLSSLSETLNLSQNSLIGPLPSKVGNLRSINALDVSENKLYGEIPKTIGDCSRLEILNMQGNFLQGPIPSSFDSLRGLQQIDMSRNNLSGNIPNELEKLIFLQYLNLSFNNFEGEVPKKGLFSNAGAISLVGNTYLCGVTSLCVFYLRKSRNSPIFSSFTVDKLPQISYKQLLQATSGFSSENLIGQGSFGSVYKGILHQLGECFVAVKVLNLQQHGASKSFIAECKALKNIRHRNLAKILTYCSSIDFKGNDFKALVFTFMENGSLEIWLHPKENGYSQTRKLNFLQRLSIAIDVASALHYLHEHCEMQIVHCDLKPSNILLDNDMTAHVGDFGLARLLSETSNDPSQSQIFSTGIKGTIGYMAPGNIFHTTFFFVKLLHESAWYDICRMRGKT from the exons atGGAACTTGTTGGCACAAGATTAGATGAGTTTTGGCCTTCATCAATCCTTCGTTTTCATGTGTTATTCTTAATTTCTGTAACCACACTATGCTTCCAACCCGCTGATTTTCTCACTAAACTGGGAAATGAGACTGACAGGCCTGCACTTCTGGAATTCAAAGCCAAGATAAGCAATGATCCAAATGGCATCTTCAGCTCATGGAATCACTCTGTCCACTTCTGCAAATGGGAAGGGGTTACTTGTGGAAGCAAGCATCAGAGAGTTACGTCTTTAAATCTGCAGGGGCTGAGCTTGTCTGGGACCATATCTCCACATGCAGGGAATCTCACCTTCATGAGGTTCGTCAGCCTTGGTGACAACAGATTCCATGGTGAAATTCCTCGAGAAGTTGGTCACCTCTTCAGATTGAGATATCTCAACCTGACGAATAATCAATTGAGTGGTGAAGTTCCAGGTAACATCAGCAATTGCTCAGAGCTCAGGGTTGTAAGTTTGAAGAATAACAACATAGTGGGAAACATCCCTGCTGAGCTGGGCTTTTTAAAGAAGCTT GGAAAGCTTCCAACTGAATTGGGACACTTAACAAGCTTAACTTCCCTCGGGCTCGGATCTAATAATCTGAGTGGTTCAATACCTCCtaccatttacaatatctcaactaTCAGTTACTTTGGTATTACATGTAATCAATTAAGTGGGAGTCTCCCAGCTAACATAAGCCAAACTCTTCCTGAGCTGCAACTCCCGTTGTTGGCTCAAAATGGATTTTTTGGAACCATTCCAGAATCATTGGCCAATGCTTCACAGCTTCAGCTTATTGACATCTCTAACAACAGTTTCACGGGACAAGTTCCTGCCAATCTGGGGAATATCAAGGGTCTTCAACAGCTTCATGTGGAGTTCAATTTCTTGGGCAGTAATACAAGTCAAGATTTGAGTTTTGTACCATCTCTGGCCAACTGCAGCATTAATCTACAACAACTATATTTTGATGGTAACAATTTTGGTGGTGTATTACCTAGCTCCATTGGCAATCTGTCTAACCTTGTCCAATTAGGCCTAGGACGAAATCCAATATCAGGAACAATCCCAGAAGAGGTAGGGAATCTTGTCAAATTGTTTCGATTAGATATGGATGGAAACCTTTTTTCGGGTAATATCCCCATATCATTTGGAAAGCTGCAAAAGCTGGAAAGGCTAACCTTAAACCAAAATCTACTTTCTGGAGAAATCCCATTTTTCCTAGGTAACATCACCAGGCTATATTGGCTTCAGTTAGAAGGAAACAAATTCCAAGGAAATATAACTCCAAGTCGTGGAAACTGCCAAAATCTTCGTTTTCTAGATTTCTCAAGAAATAAACTGACGGGCATCATACCCAACCAAATCCTTGGCCTTTCTTCTCTATCAGAAACTCTAAACTTATCACAGAACTCATTGATAGGTCCCTTACCCTCAAAAGTTGGCAACCTGAGAAGTATTAATGCATTAGATGTCTCAGAGAACAAACTATATGGGGAAATTCCTAAGACAATCGGTGATTGTTCCAGGCTAGAAATCCTTAATATGCAGGGTAACTTCCTGCAAGGACCCATTCCCTCGTCTTTTGATTCTTTGAGAGGTCTTCAACAAATAGATATGTCCAGAAACAACTTGTCAGGAAATATTCCAAATGAGTTGGAGAAGCTTATCTTCTTGCAATATTTGAATCTTTCTTTCAATAATTTTGAGGGTGAGGTACCAAAAAAAGGACTTTTCAGCAATGCAGGTGCTATTTCGCTTGTTGGAAATACATATCTTTGTGGAG TGACGTCCTTATGTGTTTTCTATTTGCGGAAGTCAAGGAATAGTCCAATTTTCTCATCTTTTACAGTGGATAAGCTTCCTCAAATTTCATACAAGCAGCTCTTGCAGGCAACTAGCGGATTCTCTTCAGAAAACTTAATTGGACAAGGCAGTTTTGGCTCAGTATATAAAGGAATTCTTCATCAGCTAGGAGAATGTTTTGTTGCTGTAAAGGTACTCAATCTTCAGCAACATGGAGCTTCCAAGAGCTTCATTGCTGAGTGCAAAGCATTGAAAAACATCCGGCATCGGAATCTAGCAAAAATCTTGACATACTGCTCCAGCATTGATTTTAAAGGCAATGATTTCAAAGCTCTAGTGTTTACATTCATGGAAAATGGCAGTTTGGAAATTTGGTTGCATCCAAAGGAAAATGGTTATAGTCAGACAAGGAAATTAAACTTTCTTCAAAGACTAAGCATTGCCATTGATGTGGCTTCTGCATTGCATTATCTTCATGAACATTGTGAAATGCAAATCGTTCATTGTGACTTGAAGCCAAGCAATATTCTTCTGGACAATGACATGACTGCTCATGTTGGTGACTTTGGATTAGCGAGGCTCCTTTCTGAAACCAGTAACGATCCTTCTCAAAGCCAAATTTTCTCAACTGGGATAAAGGGGACAATTGGCTACATGGCTCCGGGTAATATTTTTCACACTACTTTCTTCTTTGTTAAATTACTACATGAATCAGCTTGGTATGACATATGCAGGATGAGGGGGAAAACATAA
- the LOC110633303 gene encoding probable LRR receptor-like serine/threonine-protein kinase At3g47570, translating into MIVTSLCVFYGRKSKKSPVFSPFTVDKLPQISYKELLKATGGFSSENLIGQGSFGSVYKGSLDEQAECFVAVKVLNLQQHGASKSFIAECKALKNIRHRNLVKNLTYCYSIDFKGNDFKALVFTFMANGSLEMWLHPEENGNRQTRKLNFLQRLCIAIDVASALHYLHDHCDAQIVHCDLKPSNILLDNDMTAHVGDFGLARLISECTSNPSQSQIFSTGIKGTVGYMAPEYGVGSNVTTYGDVYSFGILLLEMFTGKRPTHEVFTDGLDLHNFVKTKLPGQVIQVMDPTLFTLGEVGEATAAAENMDDESIEDSVRECVVSVLQIGVACSAVVPQDRMNMRDVTSKLNAIRVSFTGTRN; encoded by the exons ATGATAGTGACGTCCTTATGTGTTTTCTATGGGCGAAAATCAAAAAAGAGTCCAGTTTTCTCACCTTTTACGGTGGATAAGCTTCCTCAAATTTCGTACAAAGAACTCTTGAAAGCAACTGGCGGATTCTCTTCAGAAAACTTAATTGGGCAAGGCAGTTTTGGTTCAGTATATAAAGGAAGTCTTGATGAGCAGGCAGAATGTTTTGTTGCTGTGAAGGTACTCAACCTTCAGCAACACGGTGCTTCCAAGAGCTTCATTGCAGAGTGCAAAGCATTGAAAAACATCCGGCACCGGAATCTTGTTAAAAACTTGACGTACTGCTACAGCATTGATTTTAAAGGTAATGATTTCAAAGCTCTAGTGTTCACATTCATGGCAAATGGTAGTTTGGAAATGTGGTTGCATCCAGAAGAAAATGGTAATAGGCAGACGAGGAAATTAAACTTTCTTCAAAGACTATGCATTGCCATTGATGTGGCTTCTGCATTGCATTATCTTCATGATCACTGTGATGCGCAAATCGTTCATTGTGACTTGAAGCCAAGCAATATTCTTCTTGATAATGACATGACTGCTCATGTTGGTGACTTTGGATTAGCGAGGCTAATTTCTGAATGCACCAGTAATCCTTCTCAAAGCCAAATTTTCTCAACAGGAATAAAGGGAACTGTTGGCTACATGGCTCCAG AATATGGAGTAGGCAGCAATGTGACAACTTATGGAGACGTGTATAGCTTTGGAATACTTTTGTTAGAGATGTTCACAGGAAAGAGACCAACTCATGAAGTTTTTACAGATGGCTTAGATCTCCACAACTTTGTTAAGACTAAGCTCCCAGGACAAGTCATCCAGGTTATGGATCCCACATTATTCACTCTAGGAGAAGTGGGGGAAGCTACAGCAGCAGCAGAAAATATGGATGATGAAAGCATTGAAGATAGTGTACGAGAATGCGTGGTATCAGTCCTTCAAATTGGAGTCGCATGCTCTGCAGTAGTGCCACAAGATCGAATGAATATGAGGGATGTAACAAGCAAACTAAATGCCATCAGGGTTTCTTTCACAGGGACCAGAAACTAG
- the LOC131177005 gene encoding LRR receptor-like serine/threonine-protein kinase EFR, with protein sequence MELVGTRLDEFWPSSILRFHVLFLISVTTLCFQPADFLTKLGNEIDRLAPLEFKARISNDPNGIFSSWNHSVHYCKWEGVTCGRKHQRVTSLNLQGLSLSGTISPHAGNLTFLRFLSLGDNRFHGEIPREVGHLFRLRFLNLTKNQLSGEVPGGINCSELRVVSLMNNNLVGKIQAVLGSSKKLEILSFRRNSLTGEIPYSFGNLSSLQRIFLTYNNLQGKIPTELGHLTSLTSYALGVNNLSGPIPPALYNISSITAIETTYNQLSGSLPANIGLTLPNLQQLLLAENGFYGTIPESLANASQLWLIDISTNSFTGPIPTNLGNLKGLEQLHVEFNFFGSNTSQDLSFFTISGQQQRSTTTIL encoded by the coding sequence atGGAACTTGTTGGCACAAGATTAGATGAGTTTTGGCCTTCATCAATCCTTCGTTTTCATGTGTTATTCTTAATTTCTGTAACCACACTATGCTTCCAACCCGCTGATTTTCTCACTAAATTGGGAAATGAGATTGACAGGCTTGCACCTCTGGAATTCAAAGCCAGGATAAGCAATGATCCAAATGGCATCTTCAGCTCATGGAATCACTCTGTCCACTACTGCAAATGGGAAGGGGTTACTTGTGGCCGCAAGCATCAGAGAGTTACGTCTTTAAATCTGCAGGGGCTGAGCTTGTCTGGGACCATATCTCCACATGCAGGGAATCTCACCTTCTTGAGGTTCCTCAGCCTTGGTGACAACAGATTCCATGGTGAAATTCCTCGAGAAGTTGGTCACCTCTTCAGATTGAGATTTCTTAACCTGACGAAAAATCAATTGAGTGGTGAAGTTCCAGGTGGCATCAATTGCTCAGAGCTCAGGGTTGTAAGTTTGATGAATAACAACTTAGTGGGAAAAATCCAAGCAGTGCTAggctcttcaaagaagcttgagATTCTTTCCTTTCGCAGAAATAGTCTCACAGGAGAGATCCCATATTCGTTTGGAAATCTTTCATCCCTCCAACGGATTTTCCTAACTTATAATAATTTGCAGGGAAAGATTCCAACTGAATTGGGACACTTAACAAGCTTAACTTCATATGCGCTCGGAGTTAATAATCTGAGTGGTCCAATACCTCCTGCCCTTTACAATATCTCATCTATCACTGCCATTGAAACTACATATAATCAATTAAGTGGGAGTCTCCCAGCAAACATAGGCCTTACTCTTCCTAACCTGCAACAACTGCTCTTGGCCGAAAATGGATTTTATGGAACTATTCCAGAATCATTGGCGAACGCTTCTCAGCTTTGGCTTATTGACATATCTACCAACAGTTTCACGGGACCAATTCCGACTAATCTGGGAAATCTCAAGGGTCTTGAACAGCTTCATGTGGAGTTCAATTTCTTCGGCAGCAACACAAGTCAAGATTTGAGTTTTTTTACCATCTCTGGCCAACAGCAGCGGTCTACAACAACTATACTTTGA